One genomic region from Apodemus sylvaticus chromosome 1, mApoSyl1.1, whole genome shotgun sequence encodes:
- the LOC127682725 gene encoding major allergen I polypeptide chain 1-like: protein MKLAGALVILGAALLLTSGGDCSLCPVIDRKVELFVHGTLEDYLKHVKAYSNNPVLLEEAERMKNCVNSKLTEEDKTHITNVIERIKASPSC, encoded by the exons ATGAAGCTCGCTGGTGCTCTGGTAATCCTTGGGGCTGCCCTGCTCCTGACTTCAGGGGGAG ATTGTAGCCTTTGCCCAGTTATAGATAGAAAAGTTGAACTATTTGTTCACGGGACCTTGGAAGACTATCTTAAGCATGTGAAAGCATACAGTAATAATCCTGTCTTACTGGAAGAGGCTGAAAGAATGAAGAACTGTGTCAATAGCAAGTtgacagaggaagacaagacACACATAACCAATGTCATT